The region AATTACTAACTTTCCATATTTTCTTGAATAAGAATCTAATATGAGCTTTTCCTCATTTTCATGGGTACTTCCAGCTGTGATTAAAATTTCATCAACTCTTTTAAACTCTTTAGTGACTTTTGGAAGTTGAGCTAATTTTATATTTCCAATAACTTCAACATTTTTTGCACCAAGTTCTAAAAGTCTTTGTTTATCTATATTTGTTTGTGCAAATACTTTATCTATATTTTTAAAAACTTTTTTATAAAAAAAAGCAAATTTTTTATAAGATTTATAAGACTTATCAGAAATTCTTGCATTTATTAAATATGTTTTAGCACCTTTATTTTTAGCACTTAAAAAAAGCATATACCAAAGTTCAGCTTCCATAACCACTAATGCTTTTTGCTTATTTACCCAAAAAGGTAAAAATATCTCAAAAGGCAAATACCTTACATTTGATGTTAGTTTTTTCGCTTCTTCAAAACCTGTATTTGTTATTACTGAAATATTTACCTCTTCTAACTCATCCACTAAAGGTTTTATTGCTTTTGTTTCCCCCATAGAACAAGTATGAAACCATACTGCATTTTTTTTAAAACTAGGATTATCTTTTAAAAAAAATTTTGAAGGTATAGCAACTTTGTATTTTGGATTTTTTAATTTAAATAATAAAAAGGGTAAAGCTAAAATATAGATTATTAAAGCAAATAGATAATAGATTATACTAAAGAGGCTCAATATTAAGCCTCTTCAGTTGTTTCTTCTTCTTTATATAAAATTCTTCCACAATGAGGACAATTTATAATCTCTTCTGATTTAATTACCTCTGAATAAGTTTTGTCATTGATTTTCATATAGCATCCATAACATGCTTGGTCTTTTACAGGAACAACAGCTGAATCTTTTGCCCATCTTCTAATTTTTTGGTAGAAAGTTAAGATTTTTTTATCAAACTCTTCTAAAAGTTCACCTCTTTCTTGAGACACTTTATTTCTTTCTTGGTTAATCTCTTCAATTGCATTATCTACAGCAATTTGAATCTCTTTAATTGATTCTTCTTCTTCTGTAAGTTTTCCTTGAAGCTCTTTTAACTCTTCTTCTTTTGCAACTGCAATCTCATCTAATCTTACAATCTCTTCATTTGCAAATGAAATCTGCTCTTTTGCAATCTCTTCTTCAAGTTGTAATGCTTTTAACTCTTTTTCATTTGTAATTTCATTATTCTTTTTAGCAATATCTTCTAACTTAGTTTTTAATTCAGCTAAGTGGATATTGTTTTTTGTTCTTTTAGATTTAACATCATCAATTTGTGCATATGTATCATTAATTTGTGACTTAATTGATTCTGCAACTTCAACAAATGTTGATAATTTTGCTTTTTCATTCTCAATTTTTGGTTCAAACATACTAATAACACTATCATACTTAGATAGTTTTATCAAATCTTGTAAATATTTATTCAACCGTTTCTCCTTGTGTACAAAACTTAAATGGATTTTTTGAAGCTGTTATTATAGCTTTTAATTTATTTTTTTTCAAATATTCTTCTATAAGTCCCATTAATAGGACAGAGAAGTATTTTTCACTTTCATAGTGTCTTATATCTATTAAAGATATACCTCGTACTTTTGCATCCATTGCATCATGATATTTAATATCACCAGTTAAAAAACAATCAGCTTTAACTTCGTTTATTAAAGACATCCCTGCACCTGTAACTAAAGCAACTCTTTTAACCTTATCATTACATTTTACATATTTTATAT is a window of Halarcobacter sp. DNA encoding:
- a CDS encoding C4-type zinc ribbon domain-containing protein — its product is MNKYLQDLIKLSKYDSVISMFEPKIENEKAKLSTFVEVAESIKSQINDTYAQIDDVKSKRTKNNIHLAELKTKLEDIAKKNNEITNEKELKALQLEEEIAKEQISFANEEIVRLDEIAVAKEEELKELQGKLTEEEESIKEIQIAVDNAIEEINQERNKVSQERGELLEEFDKKILTFYQKIRRWAKDSAVVPVKDQACYGCYMKINDKTYSEVIKSEEIINCPHCGRILYKEEETTEEA